In one window of Methanobrevibacter boviskoreani JH1 DNA:
- a CDS encoding type II toxin-antitoxin system VapC family toxin, with protein MIFLDSSFLIAFFLRTNSNYERASEIFESIKDETFLISHHVLSEIITMVGRKIDSKASFEVYNFLIYSCKVHTESPKDYNKAINLFVQYDGDLSFVDCLNLAIMGSRNISKIVSFDDNFDMVKDIERIH; from the coding sequence GATAGCTCTTTCCTAATTGCTTTCTTCTTAAGAACTAATTCAAACTATGAAAGGGCAAGTGAAATATTTGAATCCATTAAGGATGAAACATTTCTAATAAGTCACCATGTTTTATCTGAGATAATTACAATGGTTGGCCGTAAAATAGATTCAAAAGCATCATTTGAGGTATACAACTTTCTAATCTATTCATGTAAGGTTCATACCGAAAGCCCTAAAGATTACAATAAGGCTATAAATTTATTCGTCCAATATGACGGTGATCTGTCATTTGTGGACTGTTTAAATCTAGCTATCATGGGGTCTAGAAACATCTCTAAAATAGTCTCATTTGATGATAACTTTGATATGGTTAAGGATATTGAAA